One window of Cryptobacterium curtum DSM 15641 genomic DNA carries:
- a CDS encoding pilus assembly protein TadG-related protein yields MSKRIFSKWTPNENKNKSKTGSSGACRPFFRSDGGFSTVGMVIALLLTLSLIFSAAQVHRIQSISSEVQNVADAAALAAENQVASFYVVIQVCDAAVLSLSLTGLIMAGAGAVALCVPACQPIAATLIEAADKVIRMRDTFAESATRGLNALQAFLPFIAAAQSASVASANSTSHATYLGMALLLPLEGKELTYPSLTGAHEALETLHSKGEEIASTAEEAEEASREANEHKMRAFMADCGNEPGYCMSERARSLASMAGGENPLFSQVDNWSFSVPLARARAYYGRRALAEAPHSSSVDEQQNSVLRKQFYEYASGELARGYVVEKEDSFESYFPLLPKNTDEMRQSSLYQQAVYPVTVDEHGIRYLHAWDGCPGIAECGHLAGYASLQQFEAEGMSPCPFCRFSPVSLGEVAAASTSIENGFEHHYRIVAEEARLYQKARERLEPAMKQVKEPVGSILDNLENAMKAATTTRLDDAFPPGAYGALALVVNTKVNTLDNLAPVAFFSSDSSLGPSAALSGATLAQDQSTPSGEVVDSLLDGFMGDSSDVAAFLPHEVLKLWGTALRFYTQGFNALDEGMKSVLGSIPIASQSGLGDWASKRFHSAADAVGLQSADTAAWKPVTVNSWHVAQADPHAPASDALLRAKHLVTHLSSNSSAPLSDIVDASAAVVEEEIDGIGTVRIAEISLGDEQGPSIPIEIALPSGVKDAGKDFLGRARDALKSLTTSPSQVVKPWS; encoded by the coding sequence ATGAGCAAGCGGATTTTTAGCAAATGGACGCCGAATGAGAATAAAAATAAGAGCAAGACGGGATCCTCTGGCGCGTGCCGCCCCTTCTTTCGTTCTGATGGTGGATTTTCCACGGTGGGAATGGTTATCGCTCTTTTACTAACTCTTTCGCTTATCTTTTCTGCTGCTCAGGTGCATCGTATACAGTCAATTTCGTCCGAGGTGCAGAATGTCGCTGATGCAGCAGCTCTTGCGGCTGAGAATCAAGTGGCTTCGTTTTATGTCGTGATTCAGGTTTGTGACGCAGCGGTATTATCACTTTCTTTAACCGGTCTCATTATGGCAGGGGCAGGAGCCGTTGCGCTGTGCGTTCCCGCTTGTCAGCCGATTGCGGCGACGCTCATAGAAGCGGCAGATAAAGTCATCCGCATGCGCGATACGTTTGCAGAATCTGCTACGCGTGGCCTGAACGCCCTTCAGGCATTCCTTCCTTTTATCGCTGCAGCTCAGTCTGCATCCGTTGCATCAGCTAACAGCACCTCTCACGCAACCTATCTTGGAATGGCTCTTTTGCTTCCCTTAGAAGGAAAAGAGCTTACGTACCCATCCCTTACAGGAGCCCATGAGGCACTTGAGACACTGCATTCAAAAGGGGAAGAAATAGCTTCTACTGCCGAGGAAGCAGAGGAAGCGTCCCGCGAGGCCAACGAGCATAAGATGCGAGCGTTTATGGCTGACTGCGGTAATGAACCCGGGTATTGTATGAGCGAACGTGCGCGGAGTCTTGCTTCTATGGCTGGTGGAGAGAACCCACTGTTTTCCCAGGTAGATAACTGGTCATTTTCAGTTCCCCTTGCACGGGCACGAGCCTATTATGGACGTCGCGCGCTTGCAGAAGCGCCTCATTCATCTTCCGTTGATGAACAACAGAACTCTGTCCTGCGTAAACAATTTTATGAATATGCATCAGGGGAGCTTGCGCGCGGATATGTAGTGGAAAAAGAGGATTCCTTCGAATCCTATTTTCCACTGCTGCCTAAAAATACTGACGAAATGCGGCAAAGTAGTTTATATCAACAAGCAGTTTATCCGGTTACGGTTGATGAACATGGAATACGCTATCTGCACGCATGGGACGGGTGTCCGGGCATCGCAGAGTGTGGGCACTTGGCGGGGTACGCTTCACTGCAACAGTTCGAAGCAGAGGGAATGTCCCCGTGTCCCTTCTGCCGCTTTTCTCCTGTGAGCCTTGGTGAAGTGGCGGCAGCATCTACTTCGATCGAAAATGGCTTTGAGCACCACTATCGTATTGTGGCTGAAGAGGCGCGCTTATACCAGAAAGCACGAGAGAGGCTCGAGCCAGCAATGAAGCAGGTCAAAGAACCAGTTGGGTCCATACTTGATAATCTTGAGAATGCCATGAAGGCTGCCACTACTACGCGGCTTGATGATGCGTTCCCACCAGGTGCGTATGGGGCTCTTGCCCTTGTGGTAAATACCAAGGTTAATACTCTCGATAATCTTGCACCGGTAGCATTTTTTAGCAGCGATTCTTCGCTTGGTCCTTCTGCCGCGCTTTCGGGTGCTACGTTAGCTCAGGATCAATCGACTCCTTCAGGAGAAGTCGTCGATTCACTGCTGGATGGATTCATGGGGGACTCTTCAGACGTCGCTGCCTTTTTGCCGCACGAGGTGCTCAAGTTATGGGGCACCGCACTGCGCTTCTATACCCAGGGGTTTAATGCGCTGGATGAAGGCATGAAGTCAGTGCTGGGTTCAATTCCAATTGCTTCCCAAAGTGGGCTGGGAGATTGGGCGTCAAAGCGCTTTCATTCAGCGGCTGATGCTGTCGGTTTACAGTCAGCTGATACGGCGGCATGGAAACCTGTGACAGTGAACTCTTGGCATGTTGCTCAGGCGGATCCTCATGCGCCTGCTTCTGATGCGCTTTTGCGTGCCAAGCATCTGGTTACCCATCTCTCGTCCAATTCTTCTGCGCCCCTTTCCGACATCGTTGATGCTTCTGCTGCGGTGGTCGAAGAGGAGATCGACGGTATTGGGACAGTGCGTATTGCTGAAATATCTCTTGGTGATGAACAAGGGCCATCGATACCGATAGAAATTGCCTTGCCGTCAGGGGTAAAGGATGCAGGCAAAGATTTTCTCGGGAGGGCGCGTGATGCGCTTAAATCATTAACGACATCACCAAGTCAGGTGGTGAAGCCATGGAGTTGA
- a CDS encoding TadE/TadG family type IV pilus assembly protein — translation MLWRADSGQSTVEAAFLIPVLFMVVIVLVQPGIILYDRMVMRASAAQACRVLATAGQGETQIDSCRSMAVRHLGAIPPHELFHVQTAGDNSWEVELEGDEESTEVAVTIRNKIHLLPLIDVACRTLHITSEDDFFSFEVTETARTRPAWLQSGSPQEWVQGRERREHE, via the coding sequence ATGCTTTGGCGTGCTGACAGTGGACAGTCTACGGTTGAAGCAGCATTTCTTATTCCGGTGCTGTTTATGGTCGTCATCGTGCTCGTACAGCCGGGGATCATCCTCTATGACCGGATGGTCATGCGCGCTTCAGCAGCTCAGGCCTGCCGAGTACTTGCCACAGCGGGGCAGGGTGAGACACAAATTGACAGCTGTCGATCGATGGCTGTGCGTCATCTAGGGGCGATTCCACCACACGAGTTGTTTCATGTGCAAACAGCAGGGGACAACTCGTGGGAGGTCGAACTTGAGGGCGATGAAGAGTCTACCGAAGTAGCAGTCACGATACGTAACAAGATCCATCTTTTACCACTTATCGATGTGGCTTGTCGGACTCTTCATATCACCAGTGAAGATGACTTCTTTTCGTTCGAAGTTACTGAAACTGCACGTACCCGACCGGCATGGCTCCAGAGCGGATCGCCACAAGAGTGGGTACAAGGACGTGAGAGGAGGGAACACGAATGA
- a CDS encoding class III signal peptide-containing protein, translating to MKTDNVTAAYLKGRTLLVRAGRALHDRRGQGTTEYAILVGVLVVIAIVAITLFRPKIQELWDAIANGINGL from the coding sequence ATGAAAACAGACAACGTAACAGCTGCTTATCTTAAGGGAAGAACTCTTTTAGTACGGGCTGGGCGGGCACTGCACGATCGGCGCGGACAAGGGACAACCGAATACGCGATTCTTGTCGGCGTTCTTGTGGTGATTGCTATTGTGGCTATCACCCTATTTCGGCCAAAGATTCAGGAGCTGTGGGATGCAATCGCCAATGGTATCAATGGGCTGTAG
- a CDS encoding type II secretion system F family protein has translation MDAWVFLVISVLSASFFGFALSWYVLAIRLAHRRRKNLRSFAMGAAPSYPWLSRGSTSLVLSRLRFHSRSARLRECQKQERWCQHDQDLVRKAGLLSEVSAAGWSYTRREAILVGTAGGTLVGMMVSLEVSAIGALVGAFCGWRAVPWALGREVVLRKKQMERHLSEALSILCLGLRSGLSFDRALEKYCASFPTMLASELSGAHMAWMTGLTTRTEALHAVASKYDSPLIRRVMDSIVRSMRFGAPLADALDELAAEARLARKALLDEEVMKAPVKMMIPVGTLILPSMLLMVLGPVLLDLVAGQ, from the coding sequence ATGGACGCATGGGTCTTTTTGGTTATCTCGGTACTTTCAGCAAGCTTTTTTGGCTTTGCTCTGTCGTGGTATGTGTTGGCTATTCGGTTAGCGCATCGTCGGCGCAAGAATCTCCGCTCGTTCGCCATGGGCGCAGCTCCGTCTTACCCTTGGCTTTCACGAGGCAGTACGTCACTTGTTTTATCGCGTTTACGGTTTCATTCGCGATCGGCGCGCTTACGGGAATGTCAAAAGCAAGAGCGATGGTGCCAGCACGATCAAGATCTTGTTCGTAAGGCAGGGCTCCTGTCGGAGGTATCGGCAGCAGGTTGGTCTTATACCCGCCGGGAAGCCATTCTTGTTGGTACAGCTGGAGGGACACTTGTTGGCATGATGGTATCGCTTGAGGTGTCTGCAATAGGTGCACTGGTCGGTGCCTTTTGCGGATGGCGTGCGGTCCCTTGGGCTCTTGGTCGTGAAGTTGTTTTACGGAAAAAGCAGATGGAGCGGCATCTATCTGAAGCGCTATCCATTCTCTGTCTTGGTCTGCGCAGTGGCCTGTCGTTCGATAGAGCGCTTGAAAAATACTGTGCCAGTTTTCCGACCATGCTTGCCTCGGAGTTGTCGGGCGCCCACATGGCTTGGATGACAGGGCTCACAACACGTACTGAAGCGTTACATGCAGTGGCTTCGAAATACGATTCGCCGCTGATCAGACGAGTGATGGATAGCATTGTGCGGTCCATGCGCTTTGGTGCACCACTAGCAGATGCTCTTGACGAATTGGCTGCAGAAGCTCGTTTGGCACGTAAGGCCTTACTTGACGAAGAAGTCATGAAAGCGCCGGTCAAAATGATGATTCCGGTGGGAACGCTCATCCTGCCATCAATGCTGTTGATGGTGCTGGGACCAGTTTTACTTGACCTGGTCGCAGGGCAATAG
- a CDS encoding type II secretion system F family protein, with protein MDEFTLFAGLAFFASFASAGLGVYCLLITYYRFKRIACASTISVSGASAILARRGLRPFVPIARVILRQPVIAQYIAKLSLPLRCRFIIVRDEALCSCLVGFFLVCLVGGAVLGAPLMGAAIPIAILALASQVASHAIERREDALREALPDAVWSIGICLHAGLSQQQTFSRLEEESHGPLKEVFSRVSQALAAGSPLDEALALLKGDGSIRELTFVATALEIQHQAGGSMKQVLETAGEMLAHETNLRRSLAVNTAQARLSARVVVAVTVLLAGVLSVLSDGFLETFFSSTEGIIMLAVALSMQVGGIMAVRKILSRESF; from the coding sequence ATGGATGAATTCACTCTCTTTGCCGGATTAGCGTTCTTTGCATCGTTCGCCAGTGCCGGTCTTGGCGTGTACTGCCTGCTTATAACGTACTATCGCTTTAAGCGCATTGCCTGTGCGTCTACGATATCGGTTTCAGGGGCTTCAGCTATTCTTGCTCGTCGTGGTCTTCGTCCATTTGTGCCGATTGCCCGCGTTATATTGCGTCAGCCTGTCATAGCCCAATACATAGCGAAGCTTTCACTGCCGCTCCGCTGTCGTTTCATTATTGTGCGTGATGAAGCGCTGTGTTCATGCTTAGTTGGTTTCTTTCTTGTTTGTCTTGTGGGTGGTGCGGTGCTGGGAGCACCCCTTATGGGTGCAGCCATTCCAATTGCTATTCTCGCATTGGCTTCCCAGGTAGCATCGCATGCTATTGAGCGGCGCGAAGATGCATTACGTGAGGCTCTTCCTGATGCGGTTTGGTCGATAGGCATTTGCCTTCATGCAGGGTTATCGCAACAGCAAACTTTTAGCCGTCTTGAAGAAGAATCGCACGGACCGCTCAAAGAGGTATTCAGTCGGGTTTCTCAGGCACTTGCAGCGGGGTCTCCCCTTGACGAAGCGCTTGCCTTACTGAAAGGAGACGGGTCGATACGAGAATTGACCTTCGTTGCCACTGCTTTGGAAATACAGCATCAAGCGGGTGGAAGTATGAAACAGGTACTTGAAACAGCTGGTGAAATGCTTGCACACGAAACAAATCTTCGGCGGTCACTTGCGGTTAATACCGCGCAAGCCCGTCTTTCAGCTCGCGTTGTTGTGGCGGTAACGGTGCTACTGGCAGGGGTTCTCTCGGTTTTATCAGATGGGTTCCTTGAAACATTTTTCTCATCGACAGAAGGAATCATCATGCTCGCGGTCGCACTATCTATGCAGGTGGGCGGGATTATGGCGGTACGGAAGATCCTTTCTCGGGAGTCATTCTAA
- a CDS encoding CpaF family protein — protein MTLMERVRAAGNETEAAIRHESIAELRRRVQNQVPPDVLGRMRAENPARAENEIRAACTAIFEDAPWLIDAGQARDQAIETLLDDVFGLGPLEWMLADESITEIMVNAADTLYVERDGLLESHSNPFNGNDEVRALIDRIIGPLGRRVDEASPMVNARLSQGHRVNAIIPPLAPDGPVLTIRKFRERIITLEEMVESASIEASVRLYLVWCVHARRNLAVSGGTGSGKTTLLNALSCKIGQAERIITIEDSLELRFTDHPHVIRLEARPASIEGAGEVTIRDLVINALRMRPDRIIVGECRGGEALDMLQAMNTGHDGSLTTLHANSPADCILRLTTMVRYAADLPVEVVQAQIGSAIQCIVQTARDRSGVRFVTEIDEISYDGTNRCCHMTVVYQRAFASVGGQWLTIPAWLLEASDLPEPAEGGEAEWMNSLSLPD, from the coding sequence ATGACGTTGATGGAGCGTGTGCGTGCTGCGGGCAATGAAACAGAAGCAGCCATTCGACACGAAAGCATTGCCGAACTCAGACGGCGGGTTCAGAATCAGGTCCCACCCGATGTACTCGGTCGCATGCGGGCAGAGAATCCAGCGCGGGCAGAAAATGAGATACGCGCCGCGTGTACGGCAATTTTTGAGGATGCACCATGGCTGATTGATGCTGGTCAAGCGCGCGATCAGGCAATTGAAACATTACTAGACGATGTGTTCGGACTGGGCCCACTTGAATGGATGCTTGCCGATGAATCCATTACCGAAATCATGGTTAATGCGGCGGATACCCTGTATGTAGAACGCGATGGCTTACTTGAATCGCATTCGAACCCCTTTAACGGCAACGATGAGGTGCGAGCTTTAATTGATCGTATTATTGGCCCATTAGGAAGGCGCGTTGACGAAGCGTCTCCTATGGTGAATGCGCGGCTTTCCCAAGGTCATCGGGTCAATGCGATCATACCGCCACTTGCTCCTGATGGACCAGTGCTGACCATCCGTAAATTCCGCGAGCGTATTATCACGCTTGAAGAAATGGTCGAATCGGCCTCAATCGAAGCCTCGGTGCGTTTATATCTTGTGTGGTGTGTGCACGCCAGGCGCAATCTTGCTGTTTCAGGGGGAACAGGAAGCGGCAAGACAACCTTGCTGAATGCGTTGTCCTGCAAGATTGGGCAGGCAGAACGCATTATTACCATCGAGGATTCGCTTGAGTTGCGCTTTACTGATCACCCTCATGTCATACGCCTTGAAGCGCGCCCGGCAAGTATCGAAGGCGCGGGCGAAGTAACTATCCGTGACCTCGTCATTAACGCGCTGCGTATGCGTCCCGATCGTATCATCGTCGGCGAATGTCGTGGTGGCGAGGCGCTCGATATGCTGCAGGCCATGAATACCGGTCACGACGGATCGCTTACAACTCTGCATGCTAATTCACCAGCTGATTGCATCCTGCGCTTAACTACGATGGTGCGTTACGCAGCCGATTTACCGGTAGAAGTTGTTCAGGCTCAGATAGGAAGTGCTATTCAATGCATCGTACAAACTGCGCGCGACAGATCGGGCGTGCGCTTTGTAACTGAAATTGACGAGATTTCCTACGACGGCACAAACCGTTGTTGTCACATGACCGTCGTGTATCAGCGCGCCTTTGCTTCGGTTGGCGGCCAGTGGCTCACTATTCCTGCATGGCTTCTTGAGGCGAGCGATTTGCCAGAGCCAGCTGAAGGAGGTGAAGCGGAATGGATGAATTCACTCTCTTTGCCGGATTAG
- a CDS encoding AAA family ATPase, with protein MKDNQQETATIDTAYQGAILCAECEALRNPIMLGLPDEQLDQQPWLTTFSDADEARHQIRHFHNAGVKIPVWVAGSDQVDAINLAAALCSDGVAASLVSFKGTGSLYSRARIAGIEEVLGQQEFLERFSICKQRFSARQLSTSETSTSHQPMVGVSAPSEPLSEALSSSIESVPTPEACSVPIQPMPEATMPLEAVPKATAPASLGSSSKVTVSSPKPTGEAIATSTGRAEEATTSLSQCLSGRNSSNGFSCDQVEKDQFNAVSNPAQKPTTLVSGASAPSKAFILAVVSAEGGSGKSAVAALAAMYLQSKGCRTVLVDGDLQGGDLGYLTDEATSVRLDDLIGSPARIEALKPHDKIPALVTAPAHVEVSEQVAPQFKQVIDQLSERFDAVVVNTGSEWGDVQLDVIAAASRTVFLIGQQPWSLKRCRHVLDLCARCGVASQSFLFAVNHCTRQALLTSIDVSCALSGAHAVELQEGGKVVSEYLGSGQPSELLEVKNAFAQSVFAMVDGMAPALAGGNSSDQAVHSFSFNPFTLLRSRS; from the coding sequence ATGAAGGATAATCAACAAGAAACAGCAACCATCGATACGGCATATCAAGGAGCGATCCTTTGTGCTGAATGCGAAGCGCTTCGTAATCCCATCATGTTGGGCTTGCCCGATGAACAGCTCGATCAGCAGCCGTGGCTTACAACCTTCTCTGATGCTGATGAAGCGCGCCATCAGATTCGGCACTTCCATAATGCGGGCGTGAAGATACCAGTATGGGTGGCAGGAAGCGACCAGGTTGATGCGATTAATCTTGCAGCAGCGCTTTGCAGCGATGGAGTAGCGGCGTCACTCGTATCGTTTAAGGGTACCGGGTCGCTCTATAGTCGCGCTCGCATTGCGGGTATTGAAGAAGTCCTCGGACAACAGGAATTTCTCGAGCGGTTTAGCATATGCAAGCAACGTTTTTCTGCTCGTCAATTGTCGACATCAGAAACGTCAACATCACATCAGCCGATGGTGGGAGTATCGGCGCCATCTGAGCCATTATCAGAAGCGTTATCATCGTCGATAGAGTCAGTACCGACACCAGAAGCATGTTCGGTGCCGATACAGCCAATGCCGGAAGCTACGATGCCGCTTGAGGCAGTACCAAAAGCTACAGCGCCAGCGTCGCTTGGGTCATCATCGAAGGTCACAGTATCATCGCCCAAGCCGACAGGAGAAGCTATAGCGACGTCAACCGGCCGCGCGGAAGAGGCGACAACATCGTTATCTCAGTGCCTTAGTGGACGCAATAGCTCAAATGGTTTTAGTTGTGATCAAGTTGAAAAAGACCAGTTCAACGCTGTATCAAATCCCGCTCAGAAACCGACCACTCTCGTGAGTGGCGCATCTGCTCCATCAAAAGCATTCATTCTTGCGGTTGTTTCAGCCGAAGGCGGATCAGGCAAAAGTGCGGTAGCTGCCCTCGCAGCAATGTATCTTCAATCAAAGGGCTGTCGCACCGTTTTGGTTGATGGTGACTTGCAAGGTGGCGACCTGGGGTATTTAACAGATGAAGCAACTTCAGTTCGTCTCGATGATCTTATTGGGTCGCCAGCTCGTATCGAAGCACTGAAACCGCACGATAAGATTCCCGCTTTAGTAACGGCGCCTGCTCATGTTGAAGTTTCTGAACAAGTGGCACCTCAATTTAAGCAGGTCATTGACCAACTGTCAGAACGTTTTGATGCAGTCGTGGTCAATACAGGGTCAGAATGGGGTGATGTTCAGCTTGACGTTATTGCTGCAGCGTCGCGCACGGTATTTCTGATTGGTCAGCAGCCGTGGAGCCTTAAACGCTGCCGACATGTCTTAGATCTGTGTGCACGCTGTGGGGTGGCATCGCAGTCGTTCCTTTTTGCAGTCAATCACTGCACTCGTCAGGCGCTTTTAACCTCTATTGATGTTTCGTGTGCCTTATCCGGTGCTCATGCGGTTGAACTGCAGGAGGGCGGCAAAGTTGTCTCTGAATATCTTGGCTCGGGCCAACCGTCGGAATTACTTGAAGTGAAGAACGCTTTTGCGCAGAGCGTATTTGCTATGGTTGATGGAATGGCTCCTGCGCTTGCTGGTGGAAATTCAAGCGATCAAGCTGTTCATTCGTTTTCTTTTAATCCGTTTACGCTGCTCAGGAGTCGATCATGA
- the cpaB gene encoding Flp pilus assembly protein CpaB, with product MRRKGMLAISLLCGLICALCVSAYLQAEQARFQAQRDEALSRYGGDQVQVCVATRDIAPGETYSSANVELRSWIAELSPRQAVGTVADIEGKQAAGPVSSGEVITTVRCADNTAAIQVPAGKQAVSIAVESSQAVGGSLEAGVQVSVYSASSSGSVAYLCDAQVLAAGTYSAGRMWVTLAVDPAQVQEVIAAARDSSSVYLTLPAEGEVR from the coding sequence ATGAGACGCAAAGGCATGCTTGCTATTTCGCTGCTCTGCGGCTTGATCTGTGCGCTCTGCGTGAGTGCGTATCTTCAGGCCGAACAAGCCCGCTTTCAGGCGCAACGTGACGAAGCGCTGTCTCGCTACGGTGGCGATCAGGTACAGGTATGCGTTGCGACGCGTGATATCGCTCCTGGTGAAACATACTCATCAGCCAATGTTGAACTGCGCTCGTGGATTGCAGAACTCTCACCACGCCAGGCGGTGGGCACGGTGGCGGATATCGAAGGCAAGCAAGCAGCGGGGCCGGTATCATCAGGTGAAGTTATCACAACAGTGCGTTGTGCGGACAACACGGCTGCTATCCAGGTACCAGCCGGTAAACAAGCGGTCAGCATTGCCGTCGAAAGTTCCCAAGCCGTGGGTGGTTCGCTTGAGGCGGGGGTGCAGGTATCGGTGTATTCCGCTTCGTCTTCGGGTTCGGTTGCGTATCTCTGCGATGCGCAGGTGCTTGCAGCAGGAACATATTCAGCGGGTCGGATGTGGGTAACACTTGCTGTTGATCCTGCCCAGGTTCAGGAAGTTATCGCCGCTGCGCGGGATTCATCTTCTGTATACCTCACTCTACCTGCGGAAGGGGAGGTACGCTAA
- the cysS gene encoding cysteine--tRNA ligase, producing MIRIYNTQTRKKEDFKTIEVGRVRMYVCGPTVYNYIHIGNARTFVSFDIVRRYLMWRGFDVTFVQNVTDVDDKIIKRAGEEECDAAEIARKYTDAFIEDMHAMGVLDPDKRPRATEEIPEMIELVQRLIDTGHAYEAAGDVYFSVRSFPAYGHLSHRDIDELESGHRDLRASHVEGIGDRKRDPLDFAIWKAAKPGEPSWKSPWGQGRPGWHIECSAMSRKYLGLPFDVHGGGADLIFPHHENETAQSEAAWGETFTNYWMHSGMLQINAEKMSKSLGNFLLLRDVLKSVNPRSLRMLMLQTHYRSPLDFSEERLTEAAAALARIEALVARLDWAITNAADIPSPLKAKELLAQVQQTRNEFIYAMDDDFNTAGALGAIFTLVGDLNTQLGDATVSRSDIPVLRQARESIVELMGVFGIEVVQQPSESGYPAQVVDLAAELAGFAGTSPSDAVDALLGARAAARQAKNFALADAVRDRMSDLGFTIEDTPQGARVSYQG from the coding sequence ATGATCAGGATTTATAACACACAAACGCGTAAGAAGGAAGATTTTAAAACCATTGAAGTGGGTCGTGTCCGCATGTATGTATGCGGTCCGACGGTATATAACTACATTCATATTGGTAATGCTCGTACGTTTGTGTCGTTCGACATCGTGCGGCGGTATCTCATGTGGCGCGGATTCGATGTGACGTTTGTGCAAAACGTTACTGACGTTGATGACAAGATTATTAAGCGCGCCGGTGAAGAAGAGTGCGATGCGGCCGAGATCGCTCGCAAGTACACGGATGCGTTCATTGAGGACATGCATGCGATGGGCGTGCTCGATCCTGATAAGCGTCCGCGGGCAACCGAAGAGATTCCTGAAATGATCGAGCTGGTCCAGCGTTTAATCGATACCGGGCATGCCTATGAGGCAGCTGGTGATGTGTATTTCAGCGTGCGGAGTTTCCCTGCGTATGGCCATTTATCTCATCGCGATATTGATGAACTTGAGAGTGGTCATCGCGATCTACGTGCTTCTCATGTGGAGGGCATTGGTGATCGCAAACGGGATCCGCTTGATTTTGCTATTTGGAAGGCTGCTAAACCGGGTGAACCTTCGTGGAAGTCACCTTGGGGGCAAGGTCGTCCCGGCTGGCATATTGAATGCTCTGCAATGTCGCGTAAGTATTTAGGGCTTCCATTCGATGTGCATGGCGGCGGAGCTGATTTGATCTTCCCGCATCACGAAAACGAAACAGCTCAAAGCGAAGCGGCTTGGGGCGAAACATTCACAAATTATTGGATGCACAGCGGGATGTTGCAGATCAATGCTGAAAAAATGAGTAAGTCGCTCGGTAATTTCTTGTTGCTTCGCGATGTTTTAAAGAGTGTTAATCCGCGTTCGTTGCGTATGTTGATGCTCCAGACGCATTACCGCAGTCCCCTCGATTTTAGTGAAGAGCGCTTAACCGAGGCAGCTGCAGCCCTTGCGCGTATTGAAGCGCTGGTAGCTCGCTTGGATTGGGCCATAACGAATGCCGCAGATATTCCGAGCCCCCTTAAGGCAAAAGAGCTGCTTGCCCAGGTACAGCAGACGCGTAATGAATTTATCTACGCAATGGATGACGACTTCAATACAGCTGGTGCGCTCGGAGCTATTTTTACGTTGGTGGGAGACCTTAATACGCAGCTCGGTGACGCAACCGTATCGCGGTCTGATATCCCCGTTCTGCGACAGGCGCGTGAAAGTATCGTTGAACTGATGGGCGTTTTTGGCATTGAAGTGGTTCAGCAGCCTTCTGAGAGTGGCTATCCTGCACAGGTTGTCGATCTTGCTGCTGAACTGGCTGGTTTCGCAGGTACATCGCCTTCTGATGCAGTGGATGCCTTGCTCGGAGCTCGTGCGGCTGCCCGTCAGGCCAAGAACTTTGCCCTTGCCGATGCGGTGCGCGATCGGATGAGCGATCTTGGGTTCACTATCGAAGACACACCGCAGGGTGCCCGCGTTAGCTATCAGGGGTAG
- the ispF gene encoding 2-C-methyl-D-erythritol 2,4-cyclodiphosphate synthase, with the protein MTHSTGLRIGLGFDVHALVSDRKLIIGGVEIPYEKGLAGHSDADVLAHAVADAVLGAARAGDIGKLFPDTDPTFAGADSLQLLSQVAATVRSAGFSIVDIDSVIAAQAPKLSPYRDQMRARLADALGIDMECVGVKATTTEHLGFEGRGEGISAQAVALLEEQR; encoded by the coding sequence ATGACACATTCGACCGGTCTGCGCATTGGTCTTGGTTTCGATGTCCATGCGCTCGTATCCGATCGCAAACTTATTATCGGCGGCGTTGAGATTCCGTATGAAAAAGGGCTCGCCGGTCATTCCGATGCTGACGTGTTGGCGCATGCGGTGGCCGATGCGGTGTTGGGAGCGGCCCGGGCGGGCGACATTGGGAAGCTCTTTCCCGATACTGATCCTACCTTTGCTGGAGCAGATTCGCTTCAGTTGCTCAGTCAAGTTGCGGCTACGGTACGTTCAGCCGGGTTTTCCATTGTGGATATCGATAGCGTTATTGCCGCTCAAGCGCCGAAGCTTTCACCCTATCGCGACCAAATGCGCGCACGACTGGCGGATGCATTGGGTATTGATATGGAATGCGTAGGTGTCAAAGCGACAACAACCGAGCATCTTGGTTTTGAAGGACGCGGTGAAGGTATTTCAGCTCAAGCGGTTGCCCTGCTTGAAGAACAACGATAA